Below is a genomic region from Streptomyces roseoviridis.
CGTGCCGCACGGCGTTGGTGAGCCCTTCCTGCACGATCCGGTACGCCTCCCGGGACACCGCGTCCGGCACCGCCGCGAGATCGCCCCGCACCGTCAGCTCCACCGCCGGGCCCGCGCCCCGCACCAGCGCGTCGAGGGCGTCCAGGCCGGGAGCGGAGAGCTCGCCGTCGTCCTCGCCGCTGCGCAGCAGGCCGAGCACGGCGTCCAGTTCGCCGACCGTGCGCCGGGTGGTGTCCTCGATCGCGGTGAGCGCCTCCCGTACGAAGCCGAGATCGGCCGCGCCGGAGTCGAGGACCCGGCGGGCGGCCCCCGCCTGGAGGGTGACGGCGCTCAGCGCGTGGCCCACGGAGTCGTGCAGTTCGCGGGCGAGCCGGTTGCGCACGGCGAGCTCGGCGGCGCGCCGTTCGGCGGCGGCCAGCCGGTCCGTCGGGCTCGGCCCGAGCAGCCGGGGCGCCGCCGCCGCCAGGAGCGCGCCCGTCCCCGCCGCGGCGGCGGCGAGCCCCAGCAACATCAGGAGTCCGAGGGGCAGTCCGGCCCAGGCGAGCCAGGGCCCGTCCAGGTGCCAGAACCGTCCGATCTCGGAGGTCCGCAGCTCCGTCGAGAACGGCAGCGCCGCCACGGCGAGCGCGAACGGCGGAAGCGCCAGGCTGGCGCCGCTGACCAGGGCGCCCGTCCCCAGGTGCAGCGTGAACCAGGCGACGGTCCGCGCCTTCGCGTCCCGGCCCCGGGCCGGCCCCTCCGCGAACCGACCGGGCGCCACCCCGCACAGCGCCCGCGCCGCCGCCACCGACATCGGGCGGGTCAGCGGGAAGAGCGCGGTGAGCGCGGCCAGCGGCAGCCCCACCGCGTACGCGCCGAACTGCACCGCCGGGCTCCCGGTGAACATCGTCCCGCCGTCCGCGATCGGCCCCGCCACCAGCGTGCCCACCAGCCAGTACGGCATGAACAGGGCACCGCCGAGGATCAGATGGAGCCAGCGCCGTCTGGCCCGCTGCCCGAACAGGGCCCGCCGGCCCCGTCTCATGCGGTCCGGCTCCGTCGGCTCAGGATCACGGCCAGGCAGCCGGCCAGCAGGAATCCGGTGATCATCTCACCAGCGTACGTGGCGGTCATCAGGGCCGTCGGTTCTTCGCCCGGATCGGCCAGGGGCAGCAGGGCGACCAGCGCCATGTACGCGCCCCAGCACCCGGCCGCGCCCGAGGACACCCAGGCCAGGGCCATGGTGGTGCGCACCCGGCGGCCGGCCGGGCGGCGCAGCGCGAGGGCGGGCACGGTGCCGGCGGCGACGAGCAGGAAGACGGCGCGCGCGGCGTCCACGACGGCCTTGTCGGCGTCCTGGACGGCGGCGGGTCGGGGGGAGAGGTCCGCGGTCAGCCCGCAGGCCCACAGCAGGTGCATGGCGGCCGGGACGAGGGCGAGCACGGCGCCGGCGACGGCGCAGGCCCGCACGCCGGGACCGGTCACGGTGGCGGGCAGCTCGCCGAGGCGCCCGCGCCAGAGGTGGGCCCAGCGGTCACGGGAGTACAGGGCGAAGAGGATGCCGAGGGTCAGGCCCTGGACGATGAAACCGCCGTAGACGACCGGGAAGACCCAGGGGTCGAGGAAGGGCTCGTCGGGCGGTCCGGCGGAGGCGGAGCCCGGCCCGCCGAGGAGGGCGACGACCACCTGGGCCGGGTAGGCCGTCATGATCGGGGCGAGCAGCCCCATGGCCGCCCACACCGGGAAGGCGAGCAGCCAGGCCCGCACCTTCAGGCCCCACGGCCGGGTGAGGAGCATCGCGAGGAGCACGACGGCCGCGTCGGCGACGACGGAGATCCCGTTGACGACCGCCATCAGCCCCGGGTGCTCCAGCAGCACGCTGCCCTCGGGGATGCCGGCCTCGCTGCCCGCCACCCAGGCCACCTTGAGGCCGATGTACGGCAGGGTGCCGAGGACGGCGAGGGCGCGCAGCGTCCGGCGGAGACGGCCCGCGGGTGCGGGTGCGGGTGCGGGTGCGGGATCGGGTACGCGTGCGGGTTCCGGAGCGGCGGGGCCGGGGAGCATCGGTGAGGTCATGCCCCCACGCTCCCGCCCGGACCGGCCCCGGCACCTCCTGCCGTACGACGAACCGCCTCCGCCGCGCGGGGGAGGCGGCCCGCCCGCGGGGACGAGCCGGGGCCCCGCCCCCCGGGGGACCCGTCGAAGGCGTCCGTGGCCTGGCCGGGCTCGGGCTGGATCCGTCGGCCCGTCCCCGAGTGACCTGGTCCGTCGGCCCGTCCGGGGATCAGAGGCGTCGGCCCGTCCCGGCGGTCAGAGGCGTCGGCCCGTCGCGGCGGTCAGAGGCGTCGGCCCGTCCCGGAGGTCAGAGGCGGCGGGTCGCGAGGGCGAGGCGGTCGCGGGCGTCGAACAGCGCGTCCTTGATGAGCTGTTCGTGCCCCGGGGTCAGCCGGGCCACCGGCACCGAACAGCTGATGGCGTCGCGCGCCGGGGTCCGGTAGGGGATCGCGATGCCGAAGCAGCGCAGCCCGAGGGTGTTCTCCTCGCGGTCCACCGCGTAGCCCTGCTCGCGGATGACGTGCAGCTCCTCGATGAGCTCCTCGCGGTCGGTGATCGTGTGCTCCGTGAGCGCCGGAAGCGTCTCCGGGAGCAGCTTGCGGACCTGCTCGTCGCTGTGGGTGGCGAGCAGCGCCTTGCCCAGCGAGGTGGAGTGGGCGGGCAGCCGGCGGCCGACGCGGGTGAACGGCCGCAGGTAGTGCTGGGACTGACGGGTGGCCAGGTACACC
It encodes:
- a CDS encoding IclR family transcriptional regulator, which produces MSTSDAGGAQVKSAVRTVELLEYFAGRPGMHSLAAVQEAVGYPKSSLYMLLRTLVELGWVETDATGTRYGIGVRALLVGTSYIDGDEVVAAARPTLDRLSDDTTETIHLARLDGTNVVYLATRQSQHYLRPFTRVGRRLPAHSTSLGKALLATHSDEQVRKLLPETLPALTEHTITDREELIEELHVIREQGYAVDREENTLGLRCFGIAIPYRTPARDAISCSVPVARLTPGHEQLIKDALFDARDRLALATRRL
- a CDS encoding sensor histidine kinase, which gives rise to MRRGRRALFGQRARRRWLHLILGGALFMPYWLVGTLVAGPIADGGTMFTGSPAVQFGAYAVGLPLAALTALFPLTRPMSVAAARALCGVAPGRFAEGPARGRDAKARTVAWFTLHLGTGALVSGASLALPPFALAVAALPFSTELRTSEIGRFWHLDGPWLAWAGLPLGLLMLLGLAAAAAGTGALLAAAAPRLLGPSPTDRLAAAERRAAELAVRNRLARELHDSVGHALSAVTLQAGAARRVLDSGAADLGFVREALTAIEDTTRRTVGELDAVLGLLRSGEDDGELSAPGLDALDALVRGAGPAVELTVRGDLAAVPDAVSREAYRIVQEGLTNAVRHARGEKVTARIALSGDELEISMENPLTGTAPVARPDGGRGLRGIAERARLLGGTAGAGPQDGRWLLSARLPVGAAGTLGPAETAGAAGTPETAGAAGTPGTAGAVGAAETAGAAGTPETAGAAGTPGRAGAAGAAETAGTAAPTGPNAPAGGAR